One part of the Xylanimonas allomyrinae genome encodes these proteins:
- a CDS encoding ABC transporter ATP-binding protein, with the protein MAASPRTYVLAVTASALFGAATVGVSRAVGWATDAVVVPAIAGDAAARGRIWQAGLVLVAVAVCLTVGVWGRRVWAGWGFVDVGATHRRRLADAYLRLPLSWHRAHPAGQLLAHASSDVDAATGVFNPLPFALGVVVMIVVAAVMLLLVDPWLAAAALLVIPLTIAANVVFQRHMTPAVMRAQRLRAEVADVAHESFEAALLVKSLGTADREEARFAERADDLRAANARVGAVRAVFDPVVDLLPGLGTLLVLAVGAWRAGYGAVGAGDVVSAGYLLTVMAVPVRAFGWVLGELPRALVGYERIAAVVDRRESLAPGTATLPRDARGLAVRFDGVGLDVRGFGGSAVTLLDGVTLDVPAGATVAVVGATGAGKTTLVSLLARLSDPTRGAVLLDGVDVRDLAAGEQSAQVALVAQATFVFEDTVRGNVTLADAGQSPYGDDEVWQALRLARLDEVVAALPGRLDAPLGERGANLSGGQRQRLAIARALVRRPRLLVLDDATSAVDPRIEQEILRGFAGDVPGAGTTVVMVAYRMSSVALADVVVHLDAGRVVDVGTHAELLARDPGYRQIATAYEAEARRRGDETLREPA; encoded by the coding sequence ATGGCGGCGTCCCCTCGCACGTACGTGCTCGCCGTCACCGCCTCGGCGCTGTTCGGCGCCGCGACCGTGGGCGTGAGCCGCGCGGTCGGCTGGGCCACCGACGCCGTCGTCGTCCCCGCCATCGCCGGCGACGCTGCGGCGCGCGGGCGCATCTGGCAGGCCGGCCTCGTGCTCGTCGCCGTCGCGGTGTGCCTGACCGTGGGTGTGTGGGGTCGTCGCGTCTGGGCGGGCTGGGGCTTCGTCGACGTCGGCGCGACGCACCGCCGCCGCCTGGCGGACGCCTACCTGCGCCTGCCGTTGTCGTGGCACCGCGCGCACCCCGCCGGCCAGCTCCTGGCGCACGCCAGCTCCGACGTGGACGCCGCCACGGGCGTGTTCAACCCGCTGCCGTTCGCGCTCGGCGTCGTCGTGATGATCGTGGTGGCGGCCGTCATGCTGCTGCTCGTCGACCCGTGGCTGGCCGCCGCGGCGCTGCTCGTCATCCCGCTGACGATCGCCGCGAACGTCGTGTTCCAGCGGCACATGACACCGGCGGTCATGCGCGCGCAGCGCCTGCGCGCCGAGGTCGCCGACGTCGCGCACGAGTCGTTCGAGGCCGCGCTGCTGGTCAAGTCGCTCGGCACCGCCGACCGCGAGGAGGCCCGGTTCGCGGAGCGCGCCGACGACCTGCGCGCCGCCAACGCGCGCGTCGGCGCCGTGCGTGCCGTCTTCGACCCGGTCGTCGACCTGCTGCCGGGCCTGGGCACGCTGCTCGTGCTCGCGGTGGGCGCGTGGCGGGCCGGGTACGGCGCGGTCGGCGCGGGCGACGTCGTCTCCGCCGGATACCTGCTCACGGTCATGGCGGTGCCGGTGCGCGCGTTCGGATGGGTGCTGGGCGAGCTGCCGCGCGCGCTGGTCGGCTACGAGCGCATCGCCGCCGTCGTGGACCGGCGCGAGTCGCTCGCCCCGGGCACGGCGACGCTGCCGCGCGACGCGCGCGGCCTGGCCGTGCGGTTCGACGGGGTCGGGCTCGACGTGCGCGGCTTCGGGGGCTCCGCCGTCACGCTGCTCGACGGCGTCACGCTCGACGTCCCGGCGGGGGCGACGGTCGCGGTCGTCGGCGCGACGGGCGCGGGGAAGACGACGCTGGTCTCGCTGCTGGCCCGGCTGTCCGACCCGACGCGCGGGGCCGTGCTGCTCGACGGCGTCGACGTGCGGGACCTCGCGGCGGGCGAGCAGTCTGCCCAGGTGGCGCTCGTCGCGCAGGCCACCTTCGTCTTCGAGGACACGGTGCGCGGCAACGTCACGCTCGCCGACGCGGGGCAGTCTCCGTATGGGGACGACGAGGTGTGGCAGGCGCTGCGCCTGGCCCGGCTCGACGAGGTCGTCGCCGCGCTGCCGGGCCGCCTCGACGCACCGCTCGGCGAGCGCGGCGCGAACCTGTCGGGCGGGCAGCGCCAGCGCCTGGCCATCGCCCGCGCGCTCGTGCGCCGCCCGCGGCTGCTCGTGCTCGACGACGCGACGTCGGCCGTCGACCCGCGCATCGAGCAGGAGATCCTGCGCGGCTTCGCCGGCGACGTGCCGGGCGCGGGGACCACCGTGGTGATGGTCGCCTATCGGATGTCGTCGGTCGCGCTCGCCGACGTCGTCGTCCACCTCGACGCGGGCCGCGTCGTCGACGTCGGCACGCACGCCGAGCTCCTCGCGCGCGACCCCGGCTA
- a CDS encoding FKBP-type peptidyl-prolyl cis-trans isomerase yields the protein MPGRSRSALLVLVTALVLALAGCGAHGSSSVPQASVEVTGDAGQEPALRYDKPLTITEPGVRMVWPGTGTALAEGGPVMLNLYAQDGRDGSVLQTTFVDAPAWHTMSVASLGDHLHAALQGQRVGARLLYLEQQGEVPLVLVIDILPTRASGDAVQPASGLPTVTLGADGAPTVTVPPGIDPPSDLVVQPLVRGTGPQVETGEVVTVRFTGVLWSDGSVFDTTWDNPDGPEAVQSVMVGIGQVVDGLDQGLVEQTVGSQVMIVVPPSLGYGGTSDPRADQTLVYVVDILDAHFQVNDEAATEGAP from the coding sequence GTGCCTGGCCGTTCTCGCTCCGCCCTGCTCGTCCTGGTGACCGCCCTCGTGCTCGCCCTGGCCGGGTGCGGGGCGCACGGGTCGTCGTCGGTTCCGCAGGCGAGCGTCGAGGTCACCGGCGACGCGGGTCAGGAGCCTGCGCTGCGGTACGACAAGCCGCTGACGATCACCGAACCGGGCGTTCGCATGGTCTGGCCCGGGACGGGCACCGCCCTCGCGGAGGGCGGGCCGGTGATGCTCAACCTCTACGCGCAGGACGGACGTGACGGCTCGGTCCTGCAGACGACGTTCGTGGACGCCCCGGCATGGCACACGATGAGCGTCGCGTCGCTCGGGGACCACCTGCACGCGGCTCTCCAGGGCCAGCGCGTCGGCGCGCGCCTGCTGTACCTGGAGCAGCAGGGCGAGGTCCCGCTGGTGCTCGTCATCGACATCCTGCCCACGCGTGCCTCGGGCGACGCCGTTCAGCCCGCGTCAGGCCTGCCCACGGTCACGCTGGGTGCCGACGGTGCCCCGACGGTCACGGTGCCTCCCGGCATCGACCCGCCGTCGGATCTGGTGGTGCAGCCGCTCGTGCGCGGGACCGGCCCCCAGGTCGAGACCGGCGAGGTCGTCACCGTGCGCTTCACGGGCGTGCTGTGGAGCGACGGCAGCGTCTTCGACACCACGTGGGACAACCCCGACGGCCCCGAGGCGGTGCAGTCGGTCATGGTCGGGATCGGCCAGGTCGTGGACGGCCTCGACCAGGGGCTCGTCGAGCAGACGGTCGGCTCGCAGGTCATGATCGTGGTGCCGCCGTCGCTCGGCTACGGTGGGACGTCCGACCCCCGCGCCGACCAGACGCTGGTGTACGTCGTCGACATCCTCGACGCCCACTTTCAGGTGAACGACGAGGCAGCAACCGAAGGAGCCCCGTGA